The Kryptolebias marmoratus isolate JLee-2015 linkage group LG18, ASM164957v2, whole genome shotgun sequence genome includes a region encoding these proteins:
- the LOC112450066 gene encoding zinc finger protein 180-like isoform X1, whose amino-acid sequence MSSGLDREEPEPLQMKEEGQEPEPPQVKEEHDELCISQEEEEEEEEELGLGLKEESDTFMVTVDYDDSDNSGPEPEPYGGRLLSQNSAEPENQNQERTDQECPGTSRDEANLCGNSLKCDICGKGFTQSYNMRAHRRTHTDERPFSCNTCGKSFKKYNNLLVHVRTHTGQKPYSCKTCGKLFSQRSNLTFHMRIHAGEKPFTCTTCGKSFTSRGHLTIHMRTHTDETKLACPERTSSSSHRLSETSSVQRGDTPGDRPQDVEDSLLADLEDKVFMAVKQPAAFEVIEASSNRGKDKLFDREGFCYTVKRKSGVATYWWCCVRRRNHRCPATVIQRGQDFIPGNKSHSHLPEPGSAFTTRLKAKVKSYAKEHVFCSASAVVEHVMADLLPTDSFIVPNPTNLVRQVNRARQTRRPKEPTGVNFQLYQDQLQLVAPGPLSLREPCTGPDLLPLGQI is encoded by the exons ATGAGTTCCGGACTGGACCgggaggaaccagaacctctgCAGATGAAAGAAGAGGGgcaggaaccagaacctccacagGTGAAAGAAGAACATGACGAACTCTGCAtcagtcaggaggaggaggaggaggaggaggaggagctggggcTGGGGCTGAAGGAGGAGTCTGATACCTTCATGGTAACTGTTGACTATGATGACAGTGATAACAgcggaccagaaccagaaccataTGGGGGCCGCCTCCTCTCTCAGAACTCTGCTGAGCCTGAGAATCAGAATCAGGAAAGAACTGATCAGGAATGTCCAGGAACCAGCAGAGATGAGGCTAATTTATGTGGAAATTCTCTGAAATGTGACATTTGTGGCAAAGGTTTTACACAAAGCTACAATATGAGGGCTCATCGAAGAACCCACACAGACGAGAGACCGTTCTCCTGTAACACCTGTGGGAAGAgtttcaaaaaatacaacaacctGCTGGTCCACGTGAGAACCCACACCGGACAGAAGCCATACTCCTGCAAAACGTGCGGTAAACTTTTCAGCCAGCGTAGCAACCTGACCTTCCACATGAGGATCCACGCAGGTGAGAAACCCTTTACCTGCACCACCTGTGGAAAATCTTTCACGTCCAGGGGCCATTTGACCATTCACATGAGgactcacacag ATGAAACAAAGCTTGCCTGTCCTGAGCGCACATCGTCCTCCTCACACCGTCTCAGTGAGACGTCCTCAGTCCAGAGAGGAGACACTCCTGGTGACAGACCTCAGGACGTGGAGGACTCATTGCTAGCGGACCTGGAGGACAAAGTCTTCATGGCTGTAAAACAACCTGCAGCGTTTGAAGTCATTGAGGCCAGCTCGAACCGCGGCAAAGACAAGCTGTTCGACAGAGAAGGGTTCTGCTACACCGTCAAG AGAAAGTCTGGTGTTGCCACCTACTGGTGGTGTTGTGTGAGAAGAAGGAACCACCGCTGTCCAGCCACGGTGATTCAACGAGGCCAGGACTTTATTCCTGGGAACAAGTCCCACAGTCACCTGCCAGAACCAGGCAGCGCCTTCACCACCAGGCTGAAAGCAAAG GTGAAGTCCTACGCTAAAGAGCACgtcttctgttctgcttctgcCGTCGTAGAACACGTCATGGCTGACTTATTGCCAACCGACTCGTTTATTGTCCCGAACCCAACCAACCTGGTGAGGCAGGTGAACCGGGCCCGGCAGACCCGGAGGCCCAAAGAGCCGACAGGAGTAAACTTTCAG ctctATCAAGACCAGCTGCAGCTCGTCGCTCCGGGTCCACTGAGCCTCCGGGAGCCATGTACTGGTCCGGACCTCCTCCCTTTGGGACAGATATGA
- the LOC112450066 gene encoding zinc finger protein with KRAB and SCAN domains 7-like isoform X2 codes for MSSGLDREEPEPLQMKEEGQEPEPPQVKEEHDELCISQEEEEEEEEELGLGLKEESDTFMVTVDYDDSDNSGPEPEPYGGRLLSQNSAEPENQNQERTDQECPGTSRDEANLCGNSLKCDICGKGFTQSYNMRAHRRTHTDERPFSCNTCGKSFKKYNNLLVHVRTHTGQKPYSCKTCGKLFSQRSNLTFHMRIHADETKLACPERTSSSSHRLSETSSVQRGDTPGDRPQDVEDSLLADLEDKVFMAVKQPAAFEVIEASSNRGKDKLFDREGFCYTVKRKSGVATYWWCCVRRRNHRCPATVIQRGQDFIPGNKSHSHLPEPGSAFTTRLKAKVKSYAKEHVFCSASAVVEHVMADLLPTDSFIVPNPTNLVRQVNRARQTRRPKEPTGVNFQLYQDQLQLVAPGPLSLREPCTGPDLLPLGQI; via the exons ATGAGTTCCGGACTGGACCgggaggaaccagaacctctgCAGATGAAAGAAGAGGGgcaggaaccagaacctccacagGTGAAAGAAGAACATGACGAACTCTGCAtcagtcaggaggaggaggaggaggaggaggaggagctggggcTGGGGCTGAAGGAGGAGTCTGATACCTTCATGGTAACTGTTGACTATGATGACAGTGATAACAgcggaccagaaccagaaccataTGGGGGCCGCCTCCTCTCTCAGAACTCTGCTGAGCCTGAGAATCAGAATCAGGAAAGAACTGATCAGGAATGTCCAGGAACCAGCAGAGATGAGGCTAATTTATGTGGAAATTCTCTGAAATGTGACATTTGTGGCAAAGGTTTTACACAAAGCTACAATATGAGGGCTCATCGAAGAACCCACACAGACGAGAGACCGTTCTCCTGTAACACCTGTGGGAAGAgtttcaaaaaatacaacaacctGCTGGTCCACGTGAGAACCCACACCGGACAGAAGCCATACTCCTGCAAAACGTGCGGTAAACTTTTCAGCCAGCGTAGCAACCTGACCTTCCACATGAGGATCCACGCAG ATGAAACAAAGCTTGCCTGTCCTGAGCGCACATCGTCCTCCTCACACCGTCTCAGTGAGACGTCCTCAGTCCAGAGAGGAGACACTCCTGGTGACAGACCTCAGGACGTGGAGGACTCATTGCTAGCGGACCTGGAGGACAAAGTCTTCATGGCTGTAAAACAACCTGCAGCGTTTGAAGTCATTGAGGCCAGCTCGAACCGCGGCAAAGACAAGCTGTTCGACAGAGAAGGGTTCTGCTACACCGTCAAG AGAAAGTCTGGTGTTGCCACCTACTGGTGGTGTTGTGTGAGAAGAAGGAACCACCGCTGTCCAGCCACGGTGATTCAACGAGGCCAGGACTTTATTCCTGGGAACAAGTCCCACAGTCACCTGCCAGAACCAGGCAGCGCCTTCACCACCAGGCTGAAAGCAAAG GTGAAGTCCTACGCTAAAGAGCACgtcttctgttctgcttctgcCGTCGTAGAACACGTCATGGCTGACTTATTGCCAACCGACTCGTTTATTGTCCCGAACCCAACCAACCTGGTGAGGCAGGTGAACCGGGCCCGGCAGACCCGGAGGCCCAAAGAGCCGACAGGAGTAAACTTTCAG ctctATCAAGACCAGCTGCAGCTCGTCGCTCCGGGTCCACTGAGCCTCCGGGAGCCATGTACTGGTCCGGACCTCCTCCCTTTGGGACAGATATGA